GCCCACGGCCTGCGGCGCGAACTGCCCGCCGATCCCGACGGCGCGCCGCCCGATCGGTGGGTCATGCGGCATCCCGGCGGCGACCCGTCGCCGGCCGGCGGCGGAGCGGACCACCTCTACGCCCGGGAGCGGCGCGACGGCGCCGGGGTGTGGACGATGCGGTTCGTGCACACCTACCCGGTCGGTGCCGGGGAGTAGCCGGGTCGGCCTCCGGTGGTCTCCAGGATGACCGAGGCGACCAGCTCGGGGTCGTCGTGCATCGGCACGTGGCCGCAGTCGACGAGGTCCAGGTGGCGGGCGTCGGGCAGCCGGGAGCGGGCCAGGGCGGCCTGCCGGTGCGGCAGGATCCGGTCCCGGGTGCCCCAGGCCACGGTCACCGGGACGGTCGGGACGCCGGCGAAGGTGTAGCGCCGGCCGGCGCGGGCCACCGCCCGGAAGGCGCGGGCGTCGCGCAGCGCCCAGGTGTCGGCGATGGCCACCTCCACGGCGAGCCGTTCCGGCCGCGCGACGATCATGCCGAAGGCCAGTGACCGCAGCGGCCCCGAGGCCAGCACCGACCGGACGACGGGCGCGGGCATCCGGGCCGCCGCCCGGTGCAGGCCGAGCACGGCGAGGGCGCGGCGCAGCTCGCGGGGGGTGCAGAAGCCGGCGGGGGAGAGTGCGGTGGCCGACGCGGCGTGCCCGGCGGCGGCCAGCTCCAGGGCGATCGCGCCGCCGAGGCTGTTGCCGGCCACGTGCGGCCGGTCCAGGCCGAGCGCCGCGCAGAACGCGGCCACCCCGGCCACCACGCCGGCCATGTCCCGGGGCAGGCCGCCGGCGGGCACCGGGGACCGGCCGAAGCCGGGCAGGTCCAGGGCGAGCACGTCGTGCCGGGCGGCGAGCAGGTCCAGCACCGGCAGCCAGGCGGCCCAGTGGTGCCCGATGCCGTGCAGCAGCACCAGCGGGGGACCGGAGCCGCGCCGTTCGAAGGCGATCCGCGGCACAGCGGGGGAGTCATCACCATCTATGCCCACGGCCGGAAGTTACCACCGGGTAGGAGTTTGCGGAAGGGTCCGGTGCCGTGGGCCGTAACCGGGCCGGCGCGGAAGTCGTCCCGGTGGCGGGGTGGGCCGGTACGGTCGAGCCGGGCCCGGGCGCGCACAGCGGGCGCACAGCCGGGGCACAGGTCCACGTCAGAGCGGCGGCCCACGATGGGAGCATGGTGATGAACGGGCAGGTGGCCCCGCAGCACGTCGAGCTGCGCCGCCCCGACGGCGAGCCGGTGCGGGTGCTGGTGGTCGACGACGAACCGACGCTGACCGACCTGCTCGCCATGGCCCTGCGCTACGAGGGCTGGCAGGTCCGCAGCGCCGGCGACGGCACCGCCGCGCTGCACGTCGCCCGGCAGTTCCGGCCCGACGTGGTGGTGCTCGACGTGATGCTGCCCGACCTCGACGGCTTCCAGGTGCTGCGCCGGTTGCGGGAGCAGTCCCCGAGCGTGCCGGTGCTCTTCCTGACCGCCCGGGACGCGGTGGAGGAGCGCGTCGCCGGGCTCACCGTGGGCGGCGACGACTACGTCACCAAGCCGTTCAGCCTGGAGGAGGTCATCGCCCGGCTGCGCGCCCTGCTGCGTCGCTCCGGCTTCGCGGTGGCCACCCGCCAGGAGGCCGTGCTCACCGTCGGTGACCTCCACCTCGACGAGGACAGCCACGAGGTGCGCCGCGGCGACGACCTGATCACCCTCACCGCCACCGAGTTCGAGCTGCTGCGCTACCTGATGCGCAACCCGCGCCGGGTGCTGAGCAAGGCGCAGATCCTCGACCGGGTCTGGAACTACGACTTCGGCGGCCAGGCCAACGTCGTCGAGCTCTACATCTCGTACCTGCGGAAGAAGATCGACGCCGGGCGGCCCCCGATGATCCACACGCTGCGCGGGGCGGGATATGTCCTCAGACCCGCCGACTGACCGGGGCCTCCGCCCGCGCCGCTGGCCGGCCGGCTGGTCGCTGCGCCGCCGGCTGGTGCTCGCCGTGGTCGCGCTGCTCGCCCTGGTCGGGGTCAGCATCGGCGGGCTCACCACGCTCGCCCTGCGGCACTTCCTGATCAACCAGGTGGACCACCAGCTCACCCTCGGCGACCGCCGGCACGGCGACGACTTCCCGCCCTGGTTCCGCCAGAGCGGCGACCTGCCGTGGCCGGGTGGTGCCGAGCCGCCGGCCCCGGAGCCGCCGCGCGGCTTCCCGCCCGGCTCGATCGCGGCCCGCACCCGCGACGGCGTCGTGATCGCCCGCACCCGCGTCGAGACCGGCGGCCTGGAGCAGGTGCCGACCGCCGACGCGGCCCCGCTCGCCACGATGCCCACGGACGGGCACCCCCACACCGTCGAACTCGGCGGGCGGGGCCACTACCGGGCGGTGGCCCGGCAGACCCAGGACGGCAACGTGCTGGCCGTGGCGATCCCGCTCTCCGGGGTGTCGGACACCGTCATGTGGATGGTCGTCGCCCAGGCCGGTGTGGTGACCGCCGGACTGCTGGTGGCCGGCAGCATCGGGGCGCTGATCGTCCGGGCCACGCTGCGTCCGCTCGACCGGGTCGCCGCCACCGCCGCCCGGGTCGCCGAGCTGCCGCTGGACCGGGGGGAGGTCGCCCTCTCCGTCCGGGTGCCCGCCGCCGACACCGACCCCCGCACCGAGGTCGGGCAGGTGGGGGCGGCGCTCAACCGGATGTTGGGCCACGTCGCCGGCGCGCTCGCCGCCCGGCAGGCCAGCGAGACCCGGGTACGCCAGTTCGTCGCCGACGCCAGCCACGAGCTGCGCACCCCGCTGGCCGCCATCCGCGGGTACGCCGAGGTGGCCCGGCGCGGTCGGGACCAGGTGCCGCCCGACGTGGCGTACGCCCTGCTGCGGGTGGAGTCGGCCAGCACCCGGATGACGGCGCTCGTCGACGACCTGCTGCTGCTCGCCCGGCTCGACTCGGGCCGGCCGCTGGCGGTGGAGCCGGTCGACCTGAGCGCGTTGATCGTCGACGCGGTCAGCGACGCGCACGTCGCCGGTCCGGAGCACCGCTGGCGGCTCGACCTGCCCGACGAGGCGCTGGAGGTGCCCGGCGACGGCGTCCGGCTGCACCAGGTGGTGGCGAACCTGCTGGCGAACGCGCGGGTGCACACGCCGCCCGGCAGCACGGTCACCACCCGACTGGCCCGGGTGGGCGACGGCGTGCAGATCAGCGTCGCCGACGACGGGCCGGGCATCCCGCCGCCGTTGCAGGGCGAGGTCTTCGAACGCTTCGCCCGGGGCGACAGCTCCCGCTCCCGCGAGCACGGCAGCACCGGTCTGGGGCTGGCGATCGTGGCGGCGGTGGTGGAGGCGCACCACGGGAGCGTCGAGGTGGAGAGCCGACCGGGGCACACCGTCTTCACGGTCCGGCTGCCCGGCGCGGCTCCGCCCTGACCCCTGCGCCGCCGGTGCGCCGTCGTACCGCCGTGGCAGGGTGGTGGCGTGTACCGGGAACGTCGGGCCGGCCGGATCGCCGGGGCCGTGGTGTGGACCGGCCGGACCGACCCGGGCGCGCCGCCGACCCGGGTACTGCCGGACGGCTGCCTGGACCTGCTCTGGTCCAGCCGCTCCGGGCTGCTGGTGGCGGGGCCGGACCGGACGGCCCACCTGTCCCGTTCGGTGGCCGGGGAGCGGTGGCTGGGCCTGCGCCTGCCGCCGGGCACCGGTCCGGCGGTCCTCGGCGTCCCCGCCGACGTGCTGCGGGACCGCCGGGTGCCGCTCGACGCGCTCTGGGGCCGGGCGGCGGACGAGGTCGCCGAGCGGCTCGGCGACCGGCCGAGCGCCGCCGCGCTGGAGGCGGTGGCCGTCGACCGGCTGGTCGCCGCCGGTGGGCCGGATCCGCTGGGCGCCCGGATCGCCGCCTCGCTCGCCGCCGGGGCGAGCGTCACCGCGACCGCCGCCGAGGTCGGCCTCGGCCCGCGTGCCCTGCACCGGCGCAGCCAGGCCCTCTTCGGGTACGGCCCGAAGACCCTCGCCCGGATCCTGCGGATGCGCCGGGCGCTGGCGCTGGCCCGCACCGGCGTCGGGTGGGCCGAGGTGGCCGCCCGCAGCGGGTACGCCGACCAGGCCCACCTCACCCGCGACGTGCGCGAGCTGGCCGGCGTCCCACCCACCCGGCTGCTGCCCGGCTGATCCCGAACGCCGGTGGACCGGCCGGGCGGCACGCCGTCCGGCCCGCCCGCGCCAGCGTCGTCGCCCGTCGCGCCAGCGCCGCTGCCCGTCGTGCCAGCGCCCGCGCCCGCGCCGCTGCCCGTCGCGCCAGCGCCCGTGCCAGCGCCGCCGCCCACCGCGCCCGTGCCAGCGCCGCCGCTCGCCGCGTCCGCGCCGCCGCCCCGGGGGCGGTGTCGGGTGTCCGGGGGCGGGTCGGGTGGGCGCGGGAGCCCGTGGGCTCAGTCGGCGGCCGGCGCGGGCAGCGGGGCGTAGAGGTCGACGCCGTTGCCGTCCGGGTCGTGCAGCACCGCGTACCGCTGGCCCCAGTCCGCGTCCCACGGCGGCAGCTCGCCGTGGAAGCCGGCCGCGGTCAGCGCCGTCCAGCACCGGTCGACCTCCGCCGGGTGGGCGCACCGGAAGGCGAGGCTGATCCGAGGGCTGCCGGTCGGCGGCGTCCAGCCGGGGCCCAGGTCGCGGATGCTGTCGACGGTGTCCCAGCCCAGCCGGATGCCGCCGGGCAGGGTCACCTCCACGTGCGACCGGGTGTCCGATCCGGACGGCAGGTCCAGTCCGAGCCGGCGGTAGAAGTCGAGGCTGCGGGCCATGTCGGCGACGACCAGGCCGAGGTAGTCCATGCGAGGTGTCATGCCGCCGAGGCTAGGCCGGCGGCACGGCGGGGTCTTGAACGAAACGGACGCACGGTCGCCGGTGTGGCCCCGCGCGAGCCGCCGACCGCGTACGGTGTCAAGGAACAAGTCCGGCGTAAACGGCTTAAATGCCGCAGATGGGCGTGCCCGGCGCCGGGTGACGACGGCGAGGGAAGGGAGCGGTCGGTGAACCACCTGGCCTACCTGGACGCGGGGTCCGGCAGTCTGATCGTGCAGGCGGTGGTCGGCGGGGTCGCGGGAGCGGCCGTCGCCGCCAAGCTCTACTGGCGACGGCTGGTCGACCGCTTCCGCCGCCAGCCCACCGACCGAGGCTGACCGCTCGCCGATGACCAGCTCCGACACCCGGATCCGGGTCGAACCCGGCTCCTTCCGCGACCCGGCCAACCGGGTCTTCCACGCCGGCGACCAGGTGCTGCGCGGCCTCGGCCCGCAGGCCGCCCGCGACTGGCAGGCCCTGGCGGCCAGCGACTTCTTCACCGCGCTGCTCGCCGAGGGCAAGGTCTGCGGCACCGAGCCGGTCGACGCGGCCGTGCTGCCCGGCTGGACCGCCGTGCTGCGCCACGAGCGCATCCCGTTCGTCTCGCACCCGTACGAGTGGTCGTTCGGCATGCTGCGCGACGCGGCGCTGCTGCACCTGGAGATCCTGCGCCGCGCGCTGCCCGCCGGGTTCACCACCAAGGACGGCTCGGCGTACAACCTGCAGTGGCGGGGCGTGCGGCCGGTCTTCATCGACGTCGGCTCCTTCGCGCCGCTGACCGACGGCGAGCCCTGGGCCGGCTACCGGCAGTTCTGCCAGACGCTGCTCTACCCGCTGCTGTTGCAGGCCCACCTCGGCGTGGACTTCCAGCCCTGGCTGCGCGCCCGGGTCGACGGCGTCGAGCCCGACCAGATGCGCCGGCTCTTCCGGGGCGCCCGGCGGCTGCTGCCCGGCGTGCTCACCCACGTGCACCTGCACGGCGCCATGCAGGAGCGCCACGCCCGGTCGAGCACCACCGACGTGCGGGCCCAACTCCGCGCCGCCGGCTACTCCCGGGACCTGGCCCTGGCCACCGTACGCGGGATCGAGAAGCTGGTCCGCCGGCTGGAGCGGCGCGACGAGCCCAGCCACTGGGTCGACTACCAGCGCACCTGCAGCTACACCGCGCAGGACCGGGCGGAGAAGGAGCACTTCGTCACCACGGCCGTCACCGCCGCCGGTCGGCCCGGCCTGGTCCTCGACCTCGGCGCCAACGACGGCCGGTACGCCCGGATCGCCGCCCGGCACGCCGCCACGGTGGTCGCCGTCGAGCAGGACCCCGCCGTGGTCGACGCCCTCTACCGGGCGCTGCGCGCCGAGGGCGAGCAGCGGATCCTGCCGCTGGTGATGGACCTTGCCGACCCGTCGCCCGGCGGCGGCTGGCGCGGCGTCGAGCGGGCCGCGTTCGCCGACCGGGCCCGGGCCGACGTGGTGCTCGCCCTCGCCGTGGTGCACCACCTGGCCATCGGCCGCAACGTGCCGCTGGCCCAGGTCCTCGACCAGTTGGTCGCCCATGTCCGCCCCGGCGGGCGGCTGGTGGTGGAGTTCGTCCACCCCGAGGACGTCATGGCCCGCCGGCTGCTGGCCAACAAACCCGACGGGCTCTTCCCCGACTACCGCCGCGACGAGTTCGAGCGCCTGCTCGCGGCCCGCTGCCGCGTCGAGCGGCACCGGGAACTGCCCTCGGGCACCCGCACGCTCTACCAGGTGGTGGTGGGTGGCTGAGCGCGCCCTCGCGACCGCGGCGCCACCGCGTACGGCCGGCCCGTCGCCGGACCCGGACGACCCGGGTGGGCGGCGGGCCGAGCTGCGCCGGCTGCTGGAGGTGACCGCCCTGGTCGGGCTGACGGTCACCCAGCCGCTGCTGGACGTGCTCGGGCGCAGCCCGGACTTCTTCCTGTTCCACCGGGCCGAACCCCGGGACGTGCTGCTGCTGGTGGCGCTGGTGACGGTCCTGCCCACCGTCGCGCTCGGCGCGCTCGGCCTGGCCACCCGGCTGGCCGGCGTCCGGGCCCGGGGCCTGGCGCACACCGTCGTGGTGGGGCTGCTGCTGGCCGCGCTCGCCGTGCAGGCCGGCCGGCACGCCACCGGGCTGCGGGGCGTGCCGCTGCTGCTGGTCGCCGGGGTGCTCGGCGTCGCCGGGGCGGCGGCGCACCGGCGGTGGCGCGCGCCGGGACGGGTGCTGCGGGTCGCCGCGGCCGGCCCGCCGGTCTTCGTGGCGCTGTTCCTGTTCGCCTCGCCGGCCTCGGCGGTGGTGCTGCCCCGGGCGCACGGCGGCGCCGCCGGGGTGGCCGGGCCGGGGGAGCACCCGCCGGTGGTCATGATCGTCCTGGACGAGCTGCCGCTGGTCTCCCTGCTCGGCCCGGACGGCCGGATCGACGCCACCCGCTACCCGCACTTCGCCGAGCTGGCGGCCGGGTCCACCTGGTACCGCAACGCCACCGGGGTCAGCGGCTGGACGCCGTACGCGCTGCCGGCCATGCTCACCGGCCGGTACCCGGCGCAGCCGTTCGCCCCGCACTACTCGCAGTACCCGGACAACCTGTTCACCGCCCTCGGCGGCCTGTACGACGTCCGCGCCGAGGAGAGCATCACCCGGCTCTGCCCGCCGAGCCGCTGCGAGCAGCCGTCGA
This genomic interval from Micromonospora coxensis contains the following:
- a CDS encoding alpha/beta fold hydrolase translates to MGIDGDDSPAVPRIAFERRGSGPPLVLLHGIGHHWAAWLPVLDLLAARHDVLALDLPGFGRSPVPAGGLPRDMAGVVAGVAAFCAALGLDRPHVAGNSLGGAIALELAAAGHAASATALSPAGFCTPRELRRALAVLGLHRAAARMPAPVVRSVLASGPLRSLAFGMIVARPERLAVEVAIADTWALRDARAFRAVARAGRRYTFAGVPTVPVTVAWGTRDRILPHRQAALARSRLPDARHLDLVDCGHVPMHDDPELVASVILETTGGRPGYSPAPTG
- a CDS encoding response regulator transcription factor; this encodes MVMNGQVAPQHVELRRPDGEPVRVLVVDDEPTLTDLLAMALRYEGWQVRSAGDGTAALHVARQFRPDVVVLDVMLPDLDGFQVLRRLREQSPSVPVLFLTARDAVEERVAGLTVGGDDYVTKPFSLEEVIARLRALLRRSGFAVATRQEAVLTVGDLHLDEDSHEVRRGDDLITLTATEFELLRYLMRNPRRVLSKAQILDRVWNYDFGGQANVVELYISYLRKKIDAGRPPMIHTLRGAGYVLRPAD
- a CDS encoding sensor histidine kinase — its product is MSSDPPTDRGLRPRRWPAGWSLRRRLVLAVVALLALVGVSIGGLTTLALRHFLINQVDHQLTLGDRRHGDDFPPWFRQSGDLPWPGGAEPPAPEPPRGFPPGSIAARTRDGVVIARTRVETGGLEQVPTADAAPLATMPTDGHPHTVELGGRGHYRAVARQTQDGNVLAVAIPLSGVSDTVMWMVVAQAGVVTAGLLVAGSIGALIVRATLRPLDRVAATAARVAELPLDRGEVALSVRVPAADTDPRTEVGQVGAALNRMLGHVAGALAARQASETRVRQFVADASHELRTPLAAIRGYAEVARRGRDQVPPDVAYALLRVESASTRMTALVDDLLLLARLDSGRPLAVEPVDLSALIVDAVSDAHVAGPEHRWRLDLPDEALEVPGDGVRLHQVVANLLANARVHTPPGSTVTTRLARVGDGVQISVADDGPGIPPPLQGEVFERFARGDSSRSREHGSTGLGLAIVAAVVEAHHGSVEVESRPGHTVFTVRLPGAAPP
- a CDS encoding helix-turn-helix transcriptional regulator, producing the protein MYRERRAGRIAGAVVWTGRTDPGAPPTRVLPDGCLDLLWSSRSGLLVAGPDRTAHLSRSVAGERWLGLRLPPGTGPAVLGVPADVLRDRRVPLDALWGRAADEVAERLGDRPSAAALEAVAVDRLVAAGGPDPLGARIAASLAAGASVTATAAEVGLGPRALHRRSQALFGYGPKTLARILRMRRALALARTGVGWAEVAARSGYADQAHLTRDVRELAGVPPTRLLPG
- a CDS encoding VOC family protein, which translates into the protein MTPRMDYLGLVVADMARSLDFYRRLGLDLPSGSDTRSHVEVTLPGGIRLGWDTVDSIRDLGPGWTPPTGSPRISLAFRCAHPAEVDRCWTALTAAGFHGELPPWDADWGQRYAVLHDPDGNGVDLYAPLPAPAAD
- a CDS encoding class I SAM-dependent methyltransferase; the encoded protein is MTSSDTRIRVEPGSFRDPANRVFHAGDQVLRGLGPQAARDWQALAASDFFTALLAEGKVCGTEPVDAAVLPGWTAVLRHERIPFVSHPYEWSFGMLRDAALLHLEILRRALPAGFTTKDGSAYNLQWRGVRPVFIDVGSFAPLTDGEPWAGYRQFCQTLLYPLLLQAHLGVDFQPWLRARVDGVEPDQMRRLFRGARRLLPGVLTHVHLHGAMQERHARSSTTDVRAQLRAAGYSRDLALATVRGIEKLVRRLERRDEPSHWVDYQRTCSYTAQDRAEKEHFVTTAVTAAGRPGLVLDLGANDGRYARIAARHAATVVAVEQDPAVVDALYRALRAEGEQRILPLVMDLADPSPGGGWRGVERAAFADRARADVVLALAVVHHLAIGRNVPLAQVLDQLVAHVRPGGRLVVEFVHPEDVMARRLLANKPDGLFPDYRRDEFERLLAARCRVERHRELPSGTRTLYQVVVGG